DNA from Microvirga ossetica:
GCACATTTGTGCCAGCCTTCGCGGTTGAACTCGCCCCGCTTGTCCCGCTCGCGCAGACCTTCATTCAACTCGTCACGGGCAAAGCTTTTGACGGCTTCCCGTAGCTGCATCTGTTCATCGGACCAGGAGAAGTCCACGGATCAGCTCCCGCTCCAGCTTTTCAGGGTTTGATAGTCGATCTTGTCGGTTGAGGTCTTGGGAAGCGAGGAATGAAAGCTGAACCGGTCCGGAATCATGTAGATCGGGATGTGCTCGGAGCAGAATGTCTTCATGTCAATCAACGATAAGGGCTTCCCTTCCTTGGACACGATGTGGGCATGGACCCTCATTCCGACGCTGTCGTCCGCCAACGCAACAACGGCAGCTTCCCGAATGCCCGGATGGCGGTAGAGGCATACCTCGATTTCCCCCAGTTCGACACGAAACCCGCGCTTCTTGATCATTCTGTCCTTTCGACCGAGGTAACGAAGATTACCGCCCGCCTCCTCGCGAACGATGTCGCCAGTCCGGTAATACTTCTTGCCCCGCACCTCGACGAAGCACCGCTGCGACTGCTCTGGCAAATTCCAGTAGCCCCTCGTGACCGCAGGCCCGCATATGCACAGCTCGCCCTCGGCCCCGTCGCTCGCCTCGGTTCCATCAGCCTGAAGAACGATACCTTCAAGATGCGAGCAGACCTTTCCGATTGGCACCGGCTCCATCTGTTCGGCCGGAATGGGCATTTGGACTCGGTAATATGTACAGACATTCGTTTCGGTCGGGCCGTACAAATTGAAGTACTGTGAATGCGGCCAATATGCTGTCAGTAGTTTCAAGTGATTGATAGGAAACACCTCGCCAGCGAACAGAACGAGCCTCAGCGCCGAGTAATCACGCGTGTCGAGCTGCCCAAACTGGGCCACAAGGCTCAGGATCGAAGGAGCCGAGTACCAGACCGTGATTCTGTGATCTGCAATCAGCTGAGCGAGCTCGTAAGGCTGCTTTCCAACTTCCTCACCGATGATGAGCAAGGTTCCACCGTGCTTCACGGAACTGAAGATATCGAAGACTGACAGGTCAAAATGGAACGGGGCGTGAGACGAAAACCGGTCCGATGACGTTAGAGCAAAGGTTCTCGCGCACCACACGACGAAACTTGCCGCGTTGCCATGCGTGAGCTGGACGCCTTTTGGTTTGCCCGTGGAGCCGGAAGTGTAAAGGATGAAAGCCAGATCGTCAGTCTCAGCTTGAGATACGGCGAAAGACGACCCTGTTCCGATATTGCAGGCGAGCTTAGCTCGCGCTTGAGTGCTGCCTTCCACCCTATCGATGACGAGAATAGCGGGACGCCACTCCTCGTCATGCGCTTCGAGCATCGGCTCGAAGCGCTTCTCAATCACGATGGCGGCCACCCGGCAATCGGCAAGGATATAATTGTTGCGCGCAGCCGGTCCGGTTGGATCGATCGGAACATACGCCGCACCAGCTTTCAGGATTGCGAATAGTGTCACGACGGCGTCAATCGACTTGTGAAGCCAGAAGCCGACACGATCGCCAGGCTGAACGCCGAGGCTGATCAATCGGTCACACAGCCGATTGGACTGAGTATCGAGAGCCTCATATGTCATAGAGCTGCCGTCGAGCTCCTGGATCGCGACCTTGTCAGGCCAGTGATGCGCGGCATCGAGAAGATATTGATGGAGTTTCATCTAAGAGATCCTCCGCCGCACGGCCTCGAGCATCGTACCCAAAAGTGGACCGGGTTTCCCGCATAGAACGGTGCGCTGCTTAAGGGATTGACGCTCTAGCGCACGAGCGAACGCTTCGAGTCGACGAGCTCACAAATGGTCTGCAACGTATTCAGATGCTCCTCGTCGGCCTCATGGGCTTTGATCGGGATGTCGAATTCGCGCTCGAGAAATGCAACCAGCTTCAACATCGCCAAGGAATCAAGGATGCCTGTCGATACCAGTGGCGTGCTGGGCGTGAGCTGCCCTGGGTCTTCTCCCGGAAGGAATTCCTCAAGGAGGTAGTCCTTGATGATGGACATCGTGGCGCCCTGATCTGTCATGAAAGCTGCTCCATCTGGCTCGCAGCGTCGAATGATCTGCACTATTCCCGATTCTAGATAGCTCTCTTCTAAAAAACTAGTGGCCTCCTGAATTAAGGAACGGCCAAGATCATCCAGGTGGCTGACTTGCTTTTTACCAAAATGCGTCAAGACAGTTGATACGGGACGATATACTTACCGCGACATAGAGCGTCGGATCGATTCCTTAAGCGCGCCGGGCGGTCGATCGGCCAGATACCGCCGCCCAATAACTAGTTTAGCAGCCGGCATGGACTGGACCTCCCACCGCGGCACGGCCAAAGATCGTCATGGCTAGCGCATCGTGCGAATCCGAAGGTCCGTGTCAGCGAAAAGCGGGCCCGTCTTCCCTGCTGGACGATGCTCCGGCCAAGAGAAGGAGCATCGTGCGGTCCTTCCGGGTGCCGGGCGTTGCGCCGTTGAAGGGATCGAGCATCGGGTCGATCCCAAACTGGGGTCCACTTTTGGGATCGACGCTCTAACTGCCATCCATGAGAACCGGACAACCGGGAACGACTTATAACGGAGGCCAAGGCGGTGGAGGCTCCTGTCACATCAGTGCGCTCGGCGCAGTCAGCCGAAGCCGATAACGTCCTTGCCGGGAGCCCGCCTTCCAAGGAGCATGGCGCCGTTGAGGCCTACTGGGCGCAGGTGCGCCACGATTTGACATTCGGTCGCCTTCTGAGGCTCGGGACCATCGTCATCGAACTCACGCTCGTTGCGGTCGCGGTCAGACTCCTCAATGTTGAGAGTCCCGCTTTCGAATCCGTGCTCACGCTGGCTCTCGGCGGCTTTCTCATCCATCACTTTCTGCCCGTACCGTGGCGAATTTCATTCTTCGCAGCGCTGTCGGTGGCCGCTGTGCCGCTCGTCTTTGGGTGGCAGGCCGGCACGTGGCTGCTCGCCTTCGGGGGGCTACTGATCGCGCTCTGCCACATACCGGTCGCATTTCATGTCCGTGTTGCGCTGATCGTGGCCCTGGCGCTTGCTCTGGCTGTCGCACGCAAGCAGATGCTTCCCGCATTCGCCGCGATCCCACCGACGATCTGGCCGATCCTGGGATCGATGTTCATGTTTCGATTGATCGTCTACCTCTATGACCTCAAGCACGAAGCCGCGCCTTTCAGCGCAAGCCGCGCTGTGGCTTACTTCTTCATGCTGCCGAGCGTCTGCATGCCGCTCTTCCCAGTTGTCGATTACAAGACCTTCCAGCGCAGCTTCTATAATGCAGACCCCTTGCGCCTCTACCAAACGGGTGTGAAGTGGATTCTTCGCGGATTGATCCACCTGATCCTGTATAAGGCCGTCTACTTTCTGGCCGTGGTCGAGCCGGGA
Protein-coding regions in this window:
- a CDS encoding amino acid adenylation domain-containing protein, which encodes MKLHQYLLDAAHHWPDKVAIQELDGSSMTYEALDTQSNRLCDRLISLGVQPGDRVGFWLHKSIDAVVTLFAILKAGAAYVPIDPTGPAARNNYILADCRVAAIVIEKRFEPMLEAHDEEWRPAILVIDRVEGSTQARAKLACNIGTGSSFAVSQAETDDLAFILYTSGSTGKPKGVQLTHGNAASFVVWCARTFALTSSDRFSSHAPFHFDLSVFDIFSSVKHGGTLLIIGEEVGKQPYELAQLIADHRITVWYSAPSILSLVAQFGQLDTRDYSALRLVLFAGEVFPINHLKLLTAYWPHSQYFNLYGPTETNVCTYYRVQMPIPAEQMEPVPIGKVCSHLEGIVLQADGTEASDGAEGELCICGPAVTRGYWNLPEQSQRCFVEVRGKKYYRTGDIVREEAGGNLRYLGRKDRMIKKRGFRVELGEIEVCLYRHPGIREAAVVALADDSVGMRVHAHIVSKEGKPLSLIDMKTFCSEHIPIYMIPDRFSFHSSLPKTSTDKIDYQTLKSWSGS
- a CDS encoding acyl carrier protein produces the protein MTHFGKKQVSHLDDLGRSLIQEATSFLEESYLESGIVQIIRRCEPDGAAFMTDQGATMSIIKDYLLEEFLPGEDPGQLTPSTPLVSTGILDSLAMLKLVAFLEREFDIPIKAHEADEEHLNTLQTICELVDSKRSLVR